The Pungitius pungitius chromosome 8, fPunPun2.1, whole genome shotgun sequence genome has a window encoding:
- the ube2c gene encoding ubiquitin-conjugating enzyme E2 C: protein MASQNMDPAAAAASSAAALKGSESGGSAARSSVSKRLQQELMTLMMSGDKGISAFPESDNLFKWIGTIDGAQGTVYEGLRYRLSLEFPAGYPYQAPRVKFVTSCFHPNVDEQGFICLDILKDKWSALYDVRSILLSIQSLLGEPNNESPLNTTAAEMWDNQEAFKTHLQSTFQI from the exons ATGGCCTCCCAGAACATGGACCCTGCGGCGGCAGCAGCCTCGTCCGCAGCCGCGCTCAAGGGCAGCGAGAGCGGCGGCAGCGCGGCCAGAAGCTCGGTGTCCAAACG gctgcagcaggAACTTATGACTCTGATG ATGTCAGGTGATAAGGGGATCTCTGCTTTTCCAGAGTCAGACAATCTCTTCAAGTGGATTGGGACCATCGATGGCGCTCAGGGGACG GTGTACGAGGGCCTCAGGTACCGATTGTCGTTGGAGTTCCCTGCTGGTTACCCGTATCAGGCGCCTCGTGTGAAGttcgtcacttcctgttttcaccCCAACGTGGACGAACAGGGCTTCATCTGTCTCGACATCCTAAAGGACAAATGGTCGGCGCTCTACGACGTGCGCTCAATCCTGCTGTCCATCCAGAGCCTGCTGGGAG aaccAAACAATGAGAGCCCATTGAACACAACTGCTGCTGAAATGTGGGACAACCAAGAAG CCTTTAAAACTCATCTACAGTCGACCTTCCAGATTTGA